From the Flavobacterium gyeonganense genome, the window CTAATCTTTTTATTATTGGTTCTACAGAGAACTCATACATAATGCCTTCTGACACTCAATTATTTGGTGCACCAGAGCGTAATATCCTGCCCAATCTCCAACTGCAACCAGAGAAATACGTTAACTACAATTTAGGCTTTCGTTGGAATCCATCAGATTTTGGAAAACACAAAGTATCGCTGTATGCCAATGCTTTCTGGCGTAACGGGTACAATAAAATTACCGTGCAAACTGTAGCTGATGCAGATATTAAAGACGAGTCAGGTGCTGACATACAAGTATCAAGATATGTGAATCTCCAAAAAACACAGGCAAAAGGCTTTGAGGCTGAAATTATTTACATCTACAACAGCCGTCTTAATACTTCATTTAATATTTCCAAATTCAACAATCTGGATAAAAGCGAGTCTGATGAAAATGGTAATGCAAACAGATATTATGGGCATCAGGTAACTAATGAACCTTTTTTTACCATGAATATAAACATGCAGTATAGTTTTTACAATATTTTTCAGAAAACATCTGTATTGAGCACGTATTATAATGCAGGATATGTAGGCGAATATTTTACTGTAAGAGGAGAGCCTGAATTTTCGGTAACACCTACCCAAATATCACATGATTTAGGATTGAGTTATCGTTTTCCATCTAAAAAATTAGTAGCTAGTTTAGATATAAAAAACATTTTTAACGCCGAAGTATATGACAATTTTCAAATACAAAAGCCAGGCAGGGGAATCTATTTCAAATTGAATTACACATTTAGTAAATTTTAATAATCAAATTACATCAATATCATGAAAAAAAATCTATTTAGAATAGCTTTATTGAGTACTGTTTTTGCAGCTTTAACGTTAGGAAGCTGTAGTAGTGACGACAACAACGATTCAGGAACGAATCCGCCAGTTGCAGACGGCACACGCTGGATAACTTTAACAGGATCTTTTCCTGATGCTGCCGGAACAGCAGGAAATGGAGGAACACGCGCCTACGCTATTACACCTGAGAATGCTGCGGATCCAAATTATGTAGTCGATCTTTTTAAAATGCAAGCTGAGAAATATGTTGTGGGGGTTGCTTTAAAATCAAGCCGTACAGCACGTGTTCAGGCTTCTGCAGATGGTCAGTTTTTATACAACATCCAATATACAGGAACAGAAGGTGGTGTATTTAATAAATACAAAGTTTCCGGTGAAGGAAAATATGAAGAAGTAGGTTTTGAATTAAATACTGCAACTATCCTGGGAACTTCTCCTCGTTGGGTTAAAGCTGCTGAAGGGATTGGTGTTGGAGTATCTTTTGGCGAAGCATTAGATCCTTACACTGGTAGTGCTCCAAATTACGTATGGAGACATCCAAAAGGAAAAATCAAAATTGCAAACATTGACTTAAATAATACTGCCATCACTAATACTGGTAATATAGACGTAGAACTTGGAGCTGAATTAGAAGCACAAGGTTACCATGTATGGAGAGCGGATGTACCGGTATTAAATCAGGCCAAAGACAAATTATACATTGGTTTAGGTGTTAGAAGACACAACGTAAACGGTACAGTAACAACAAATGCAACTACTGGTGCTATCTCTGGCTGGCAGACAACTACAGAAAGAAATTTAGGTACTCTTACTTATGTGGTAGATTATCCAAGTTTGAGAAATCCTAAAATTATAACTTCAGAAAAAAGTATGATTGACAATTTAGGATATCGTACATTAACACAGTATGTTGGAACTGATGGGAATCTTTATCAGGCGACTGCTACTTCTGGTCCGGATATCTTACGTATCAGCAAAACAACTAATGATTATGATCAGACTTACCACTTCAATTTAAATATTGCTTTAAATGTAACCGGTGCTCAAATTAAAGCCTGGAGATATATTAAAGACGGAGTAGCTGTTGTTCTTTATACTGTAACAGGTACTAATGGCGGTTATATTGCTTTAATAGATTTAAATGCTAAAACAGCAACTAAATTAGCTACAGATGTTGAAACTGATACTGCATTAACAACCACATTTGGACAGTTCCAAAATATCGGTTTAGTTGGTGATAATGTATACCTTCCACTAACTCCTGCAGGAAAAGATGGAAACATTTATATCGTAAATTATAAAACCAAAGAAATCAAAAAAGGAGCTACATTAAAAGCTGCTTCAGGAAGTTTCTACTTGGGGGCTTACTAAGCTGTCCAAAATTAAAAGCATAAAAAAGCCTGTTTCTTCTTTGTGAAACAGGCTTTTATTTATTCGAAATTACCTTTTTAAACGTTTTTCAGATTGATGATTTCCTGATCTGTCAAAAAGCGCCAGTTTCCTCTTGGTAAGTTCTTTTTGGTCAGACCTGCAAAAGATACACGGTCAATACGCAAAACATTGTATTCAAAACTCTCAAAAATTGAACGAACCACTTTTACATTAGCAGTACGTAATTTTAGGCCCACTTCGCTTTTTGGCTCATTGTCAATATAGCTTATTTCTTCTACAAAAACACGGTGTCCATCCAAAACCAATCCTTTGCTGATTTTTTCCAGATCCTCATATTTTAGGTTTTTATCCAGTGAAACCTGATAGATTTTAGATGATTTCTGATTCGGTAAAGTAAACTTACGAATCATATCATTATCATTCGTAAACAATAATAATCCAGTTGTGTTTTTATCCATTCTCCCTACCGCTGCTATTTTAGCGTTTGTAGCACCACGCACCAGTTCCAGAACATTACGATATTCCTGACCTTCATCTAACGCCGTAGTAAAGTTTTTTGGCTTATTCAGTAAAATATATTCCTTCTTTTCCGGAGTCAGGATAACACCGTCAAAATTCACAACATCATTTAGTTTTACTAAATAACCCATTTCGGTTACCGCAACACCATTTACTTTTACGTTTCCGGACTGAATGTATATATCAGCATCTCGACGCGAGCATACACCTGAATTCGAAATATATTTGTTCAATCGAATTTCGTCTGAAGCTTTTTGTCTTTTTGGAGCCTGATTCTGTTTTTTTAATTTTGCTGCTTTTTCTTCTTCCACAGCTTTAACAGCAGGATTCACTTTTTTTGGCCCTTGCGCACGCTTTGCCATAGGAGGTTTTGGCTTGCTGGAGTTTGATCTTGAGCTGTTTGGTCTTGATCCGCCTCTTTTATTATTGCCTTCCTTGTTGTTCATAAATTCTGTAATTTGTGCAAAGATAGTTTTTTCCTGCTAATAAATCTTAAGTTCATTGTTGTTAGATTAATAGCAATAAGGTTTTGATGAATCAGAAGCATAAAATGGCATTTTTTGAATTGAGGTAGTTATTACACAGAGTTTCTCAAAGCAGGCACAGAGTTACACAAAGTTTTTTTAATTTTTTGTGAGCCTCTGCGAAATTCTTAGTGAATCTCTGCGAAATAAACTCTAAAAGTTCGAAATCAGCTGTTTCCCGTGCCACAACACACTCGGGTTAATCAAAACAATACAAAATACGCCTGAAACAATCAAAAACTTAAGCACATTATGAAGCATCAGGTATTGCTCT encodes:
- a CDS encoding pseudouridine synthase, which gives rise to MNNKEGNNKRGGSRPNSSRSNSSKPKPPMAKRAQGPKKVNPAVKAVEEEKAAKLKKQNQAPKRQKASDEIRLNKYISNSGVCSRRDADIYIQSGNVKVNGVAVTEMGYLVKLNDVVNFDGVILTPEKKEYILLNKPKNFTTALDEGQEYRNVLELVRGATNAKIAAVGRMDKNTTGLLLFTNDNDMIRKFTLPNQKSSKIYQVSLDKNLKYEDLEKISKGLVLDGHRVFVEEISYIDNEPKSEVGLKLRTANVKVVRSIFESFEYNVLRIDRVSFAGLTKKNLPRGNWRFLTDQEIINLKNV